The Sesamum indicum cultivar Zhongzhi No. 13 linkage group LG2, S_indicum_v1.0, whole genome shotgun sequence genome contains a region encoding:
- the LOC105156224 gene encoding lignin-forming anionic peroxidase: MSPTKFFTSLFTLTTISLVLMLSSKPCLAQLSPSFYNSTCPNALSTIRTSIRQAVSRERRMAASLIRLHFHDCFVQGCDASILLDDTSTIQSEKSAGPNANSARGFEVIEAAKREVERICPGVVSCADILTLAARDASVAVGGPSWTVRLGRRDSTTANRAQANSDLPGPFSTLDGLISSFTNKGLIAREMVALSGAHTLGQAQCFLFRARIYSNGTDIDPGFASTRRRQCPQTGGDSNLAPLDLVTPNSFDNNYFKNLQQRKGLLQSDQVLFSGGSTDSIVSEYIRSPQTFARDFANAMIKMGEIQPLTGQSGIIRRVCNAIN; encoded by the exons ATGAGTCCCACAAAATTCTTTACCTCTCTTTTCACTCTAACAACAATATCACTCGTACTCATGCTCTCTAGCAAACCATGCTTAGCTCAACTATCTCCATCGTTTTACAATAGTACATGTCCTAATGCACTAAGTACAATCCGCACTTCCATCCGACAGGCAGTGTCACGTGAGAGGCGAATGGCGGCCTCCCTCATTCGCCTCCACTTCCACGACTGCTTTGTTCAGGGTTGTGATGCATCAATCTTACTCGACGACACATCTACTATTCAAAGTGAGAAGTCTGCGGGCCCGAATGCGAATTCCGCCAGAGGCTTCGAAGTGATTGAGGCCGCGAAGCGTGAGGTCGAGCGTATATGCCCCGGAGTCGTTTCTTGCGCTGATATACTCACATTAGCAGCACGTGACGCCTCGGTTGCT GTTGGTGGTCCATCATGGACAGTCAGGCTTGGGAGAAGAGACTCTACCACTGCCAATCGTGCTCAAGCAAACAGCGATCTTCCCGGTCCTTTCTCCACTCTCGATGGCCTTATTTCTTCCTTCACCAATAAGGGACTGATCGCACGCGAAATGGTCGCGCTATCAG GAGCCCACACGCTAGGTCAAGCCCAGTGCTTCCTGTTCCGTGCTAGGATATACAGCAACGGGACCGACATAGATCCTGGCTTTGCTAGCACGCGAAGGCGGCAGTGTCCGCAAACCGGAGGCGACAGCAACTTGGCACCCCTTGATTTGGTGACACCCAATTCCTTTGACAACAACTACTTCAAGAATTTGCAACAGAGGAAAGGTCTTCTCCAGTCGGACCAAGTGCTGTTCAGTGGAGGATCGACGGACAGTATTGTGTCTGAGTACATTCGAAGCCCACAAACTTTTGCGAGGGATTTTGCAAATGCAATGATCAAAATGGGGGAGATTCAGCCCCTTACTGGGCAGAGTGGGATCATAAGGAGAGTCTGTAACGCCATCAACTAG
- the LOC105156225 gene encoding putative receptor-like protein kinase At4g00960, with the protein MSKSKSFFKNLIKPFASNSRRDESEADLENIAAQEQRNFPFEVLVAATKNFHPSLMLGQGGFGPVFKGNLVDGREIAVKKLSQRSAQGKDEFKNEAKLLASVQHRNVVNLLGYCVHDAEKLLVYEYVVNESLDKILFRSDKRELLDWKQRHDIIVGTARGLRYLHEEAPRCIIHRDIKASNILLDDKWVPKIADFGLARLFPEDQTYVKTRISGTTGYLAPEYFMHGNLSKKADVFSFGVVVLELISGQKNSTFNRDPDSDNLLEWAYKLYKKGRSLEVMDPTLVASADRDQVATFVQIGLLCVQSEPQLRPDMDRVVVILSRKPSNLEEPNRPGYYGSRYGRHHGGTTSSVTTSSDLSSSRSSEFTNTRTATLTASTSGQATSNHEEPTRPRRYSRHRRATALSSTTDLSSTRSSKSTNTHTATSSASTSRQAPGDGK; encoded by the exons ATGAGTAAATCCAAAAGCTTCTTCAAAAACCTCATCAAGCCCTTTGCATCCAACTCAAGAAGAG ACGAAAGCGAAGCGGACTTGGAGAATATTGCAGCACAAGAGCAGAGAAATTTTCCCTTTGAGGTTCTTGTTGCAGCAACCAAGAATTTCCACCCCTCTCTGATGCTTGGTCAAGGGGGTTTTGGTCCAGTTTTCAAG GGAAACTTGGTTGATGGGCGAGAAATAGCTGTGAAGAAGTTGTCGCAGAGATCAGCTCAGGGGAAAGACGAGTTTAAGAACGAGGCGAAGTTGTTGGCAAGTGTGCAGCacagaaacgtggtgaatttGTTGGGGTACTGTGTCCATGATGCAGAAAAACTGCTTGTTTATGAATATGTGGTTAATGAGAGCCTTGATAAGATTCTTTTCA GGTCTGATAAACGGGAATTGCTTGATTGGAAGCAGAGGCATGACATTATAGTAGGCACCGCAAGGGGCTTGCGTTATCTTCATGAAGAGGCTCCCCGTTGCATTATACACCGGGACATCAAGGCCAGCAATATCCTACTTGATGATAAATGGGTTCCCAAGATTGCTGATTTTGGCTTGGCTCGTCTCTTTCCTGAAGATCAAACATACGTTAAAACCCGTATATCTGGTACCAC TGGTTACTTGGCTCCGGAGTATTTCATGCACGGAAATCTTTCTAAAAAGGCAGACGTTTTCAGCTTTGGGGTTGTGGTTCTGGAGTTGATAAGTGGACAGAAAAACTCGACTTTCAACCGAGATCCTGATTCAGATAACCTGCTTGAATGG GCATACAAGCTTTACAAGAAAGGAAGGAGCTTGGAAGTTATGGATCCTACATTGGTGGCATCAGCAGATCGTGATCAGGTAGCAACCTTCGTACAGATAGGCTTGCTCTGTGTCCAGTCCGAGCCACAATTACGTCCTGATATGGATCGTGTGGTGGTAATACTATCAAGAAAGCCAAGCAATCTTGAAGAACCAAATAGACCTGGATACTATGGGTCCAGATACGGGAGACATCATGGTGGAACCACATCATCAGTCACTACAAGTTCTGATTTGTCCAGTTCCCGATCCTCTGAGTTCACAAATACACGTACTGCCACATTAACTGCAAGTACATCAGGACAAGCCACAAGCAATCATGAAGAACCAACTAGACCTAGACGATATAGTAGACATCGTAGGGCAACTGCATTATCTTCAACTACTGACTTGTCCAGTACTCGATCCTCTAAGTCCACGAACACACATACTGCCACATCAAGTGCAAGTACATCACGACAAGCCCCAGGTGATGGAAAATAG